Sequence from the Halobaculum rubrum genome:
CTCGTGAGCGAAGCGAACGAGAGCACGGAGGGCGAGCGGAGCGAGCCCTCCGAAGGCCGAGCGAGCGGCCCTTTTGATCATGAACGGGTTTTGACGGGGGTCGAGCGCCCAAAGGGCGCGAGGCCCCCGTTAAAAGTGGTTCATTTGAATCGGAACGTCTCCAGGTTCTTCGGCGCGAACGTCCGCATGTTGTAGTCGTGATACAGCGCCGAGGAGAAGTCCTGCACGGAACGCTCGTCGCCGTGGACGCACAGCACCTTCTCCGGGCGCGGGTTCATCGTCTTCACGAAGTTCTCCAGCCCCTGGCGGTCGGCGTGCCCGGAGAAGCCGTCGACCGTCTCGACACCCATCCGGAGGGTGATCGTCGAGTCGCGGCTCTTGTTGCGCGGATCCTGCACGGGGATCTCCTCCCAGCCGTTCTGGATCCGGCGCCCCAGCGTCCCCTGTGCCTGGTAGCCCACGAAGGTGAGCTTCGACTGCTCTTCGGTGCCGAGGTGGCGCAGCCACGACATGATCGGGCCGCCGGTCATCATCCCGGAGGTAGAGAGAATGATGCAGGGGCCGCCGTCGGCGACCTCCCGGCGCTCGTCCTCGCCCCCGTCGATGTGATTGAACTGGTCGGCGAGGAAGGGGTTCTCGTCCTCGTGGAAGATGCGGTCGCGCAGTTCGTCGCGGAGGTACTCGGGGTAGGTGGTGTGGATCGCCGTCGCCTCCCAGATCATCCCGTCGAGGTGGACCGGCATCTCCGGGATCTTGTCGTTTCGCATCGCCTCCTCCAGCACCATCATGATCTCCTGGGAGCGCCCGACCGCGAACGCCGGGATCAACACCTTCCCGTCGTCCTCGTACGTCTCGTTGATCACGTCGACCAGTTTTTCCTCGGAGTCCTCCTGGTCGGTCTGGTAGTCGTTGCGACCGCCGTAGGTGGACTCCATCACGAGCGTCTCCACGCGCGGGAAGTCGTTGACCGCGCCGTTGAACAGGCGGGTGTCGTCGTAGTGGATGTCGCCGGAGAAGGCGACGTTGTAGAGGCCGTCGCCGATGTGGAAGTGCGAGACGGCCGACCCGAGGATGTGGCCCGCGTTGTGGAACGTGAGCTTCATATCGGGCGCGATGTCGGTCACGTCGCCGTACTCCAGCGGGATGGTGTGTTTGATCGCCTCGCGAACCTGTGCGGACTCGTAGGGGGGCGTGCGCCCCTCCTTGCTCGCCACGTCGAGGTAGTCGAGCGTGAGCAGCCCCATCAGGTCGCGCGTCGGCTCCGTGCAGTAGATCGGCCCGTCGTAGCCGTACTTGAACAGCAGCGGGATGAGCGCGGAGTGGTCGAGGTGGGCGTGCGTGAGCACGACCGCGTCGATGTTCTGTGCGCCCGCGCCCAGCGCCTCCGGCACCTGGAGATACGGCACCTCGCCTTCCGCGCCGGGCTTGTCGCCGCAGTCGACGAGGATCCGCGTCTCGGCGGTGTTGAGAATGAACGAGGCGCGCCCGACCTCGCGGCAGCAGCCGAGCGTGGTGATGCGGACCCACTGCTCGTCGGCCATCTCCTCGCGGTGGATGGTGCGGCCGACCCGCTCGAGGATGTCGCGGCGCTCCTCGCGCTCCTGTTTCAGGAAGTTGCGGACGTTCGAGACGGTGGAGGACTCGATCGGCGGCGTGCGGACGACCTCGGGCGTCCACCCCACCTCCTGGGTGATCTCCCGGAGGGTCGAGCCGCGGCGGCCGATGACCATGCCGGGCTTTTCGGCCTCGATGACGACCTCGCCGGTGTCCTCGTGGAAATCGAGGTCGGCGACGCCGGCGTCGTCGGGGATGATCTCCTGGATCTTCGCCTCCGCCTCGCTCGGCTCGGAGAGCACGTCCGGATGCGGCCGGATCGTGATACGCTTTCGGAGCTTGGAGGCGAGCTGTCGGACGAGGTCGCCGTCCTGGGCGAACTCTTTCGGATGGCGCGTGTACACCACCAGCTCCGGACCCTCGTACTTGACGTCGGTGACGGAGATGTCGTCGGGGATCTCCGATTCGATCTGTGCTTTCGTGTCGGCTAACTGCTTCTCGACTTGACTCATATGTGAGAGGATCGTCGCGGGTCCCGGAGGGCGCGGCTGTCGGACGCGACGCCCTCGGGTCGACTGTGAGTTGAAGACTGCATGCGTACGGGACGCTCCGTTGTAGCTGCCCTCGTGGGCGACGGAAAACCCGCTTATTACCCCGTATCCCCCGCGTGTTATAAAACCCTTCGCAAACCACTACCCGTGGTCGGTCCGAACGGACCCTATGCGACTCACGCCTGCGTCCGTGGCCGCCGAACGCGACCGCCTCCGCGAGCGCGCCGCCGCGGTCGTCCCCTTACTCAACGACACCCGGGCCGCGCTCGGCGAGTTGTTCGACACCGACGTCGACCCCGTCACCGACGAGCGGTACCGCCGGGAGGTGGACCGCGTGTTCGCCGACGGCGACCGCGCGGTCAACGTCGCCGCCCTCGCGGGGCTCCTGCGCGAGCTGGACGTGGAGGGCGACTATCCGGGCTTCGTCGTCGACGAGCTGCTCGGGCGGCGACTCGCATCGACTATCGCCGGCGGCCAGCCGCTCGCGCTGCTGGCGGAGGCGACGTTCCACTTCGCGGATACCCGGACACACGGCGGCCCCGACGACGCCGCGGGCGCGGACGACCTCGACGCCGCACTGGCGGCGGGCTTCCAGACCAGACTCCCGGGCTGGTCGTGGCGCGAGGGCGACAGTCCGTTCGCGGTGGAGCCACACGAGGACTAGGTCACCCCGTCGTGTGGATCAGCGTCACGAGGGGCTCCTCGTCGGGAGCGTCGTCGTCGGGGACCGCGACCGACTCGGGGTATCGCTCGAAGCCCGCCGACTCGTAGAACGGCACCAACCCCTCCCGGCAGAGGAGGACCGGGTTCACGTCGCCGAGGCGGTCGTGTGTGACGACCGCCTCGAGGAGAGCCCGACCGACGCCGTCGCCCCGGCGCTCCGTGGCGACGACGACGTCGTAGACGCGGGCGTAGTAGACGAAATCCGTGATGACGCGGGCGGCGGCGATCAACTCGTCGCCGTCGCGGAGCCCGAGCGCCAGGTCCGTGTTCGCCAGCGCGTGCGCCACGTCGTCGCGCTCGCGGTCGTCCCACCAGCCGTACTCCCGGTAGAGCGCGAGGAGATCGTCCGTGTCGTCGGCGGCGAGTTCGACTCGCGTGAGCGTCACAGCAGCGACTTCCGCGGCGCCGGTCGTAAGCGTTGGCGACGCCCGTCACCGGGTACCACGGCGGGGAAACGCACTTGTCGGCGGCGGCGATTCCGCCGAACGTGAACGCCGCACGTCGCTCCCGCGTCCCCGCTCGACCCCGCGGCGAGCGGCGCGTTCGCGCTCCGATTCCGCCGCGTGGCGGGTAGCCACGCATTCATTCTCGTTCCCTCCGCAGACACCGGCGACCGATCGCACCGAGTTTAAGACGGCAGTCCGATATCCACGAGTATGAGCGAACACGAGTCCGCCGACTCCGACGGCGACGACCAGGAGTTGGGGATCACGAAATCCAAGGAGTACGAGACCGGCGAATGGTACGCCGAGGTGGTCCAGAAGGCGCAGTTGGCGAACTACGCGCCCGAGGGGATGTCGGGGTTCATCATCACCCGGCCCCGCGGCTACGCGCTCTGGGAGCGCCTGCAGGGGTTCCTCGACGCGAAGTTCAAGGAGACCGGCGTGCAGAACGCCTACTTCCCGATGTTCATCCCCGAGTCGTACCTCGAGGCCGAGAAGGACATCGTCGAGGGGTTCGACCCCGAGGTCGCGTGGGTGACCCACGGCGGCCACGAGGAGCTCGACGAGCGCCTCGCGGTCCGTCCCACCTCCGAGTCGATCATCACGCCCTACATCAGCCAGTGGGTGCGCAGCCACCGCGACCTCCCCCTGCGAGTGAACCAGTGGTGCTCGGTCGTGCGCTGGGAGGCGACGGAGACGAAGCCGTTCTTCCGCACGAAGGAGTTCCTCTGGCAGGAGGGCCACACGGCTCACGCCGACCGCGACGACGCGTGGGACGAGACGCTGACCCGACTCGAGCAGTACGAGTCCGCATACCGGGACTTCCTCGCGATCCCCGTCCTTCGCGGACAGAAGCCCGACCACGACACGTTCCCCGGGGCGGACACCACCACGACGGTGGAGGCGCTGATGCCCGACGGCAAGTCCGTGCAGGGCGGCACCTCACACTACCTCGGAACGAGCTTCGCCGAGGCGTTCGACATCACCTTCTCCGGCGAGGACGAGGCGGAGCGGCTCGCTCACACGACCTCGTGGGGGTTCTCGTGGCGCGCGCTCGGCGCGCTGATCATGACCCACTCCGACGACCAGGGGCTCGTCTTGCCCCCGACCGTCGCGCCCACGCAGGTCGCGATCGTGCCCATCTGGCAGGAGGACACCAAAGACGAGGTGCTCGAGTACGCCGAGGGCGTCGCCGAAGAGCTGGAGGAGGCGGGGATCCGCGTCGAACTCGACGACCGCGACACGCGCAATCCCGGGTTCAAGTTCAACGAACACGAGCTCAACGGCGTTCCCGTGCGCTTCGAGATCGGCCCCTACGAGGTCGAGGACGACGAGGTCACCGTCGTCCATCGCCCCGACGGCGAGGAGACGACCGTCGACCGGAACGGCGTCGCCGAGGCGACCCGCGACCACCTCGACGAGGTGTACGCGAAACTGTACGCCGCCGCCGAGGAGAACCTCGCGGGCGAGGTGCGCGAGGCCGACTCGCGAAACGAGATCCTCGGCACCATCGGCCAGCACGGCGGCTACGTGAAAGCACCGTGGTGCGGCGACGAGGACTGCGAAGGGGAGATCAAAGACCAGATCGCCGCCGAGATCGTGATGGTCCCGTTCGAGGAGGACGACGACCGCCACGGCACCGATCACGACGACACCTGCGCCGTCTGCAACGACGACGCGACGCGGACCGCGTACTTCGCGAAGTCGTACTGAGGTCGCCGCCCCGTCGCCGCGATCGCCGCTCTCGGGGACTGTTCTCGCGACGGGACGCTCCTGTCGACCCACCGAACGATAACTCGGGATCGAGTCAGCGCACGCCCTCCGGCGATCGATATCGTTCACGGTCGTCCGAGAGGATACAGTCATCCTATAACATCCTAATATGGCAATAACACACCCTTAGCCGTTTAGGGTCAATCCTTTATTCGGGCCACGAGAACCGCCAGCCATGACTGAGCCGGACGCGTCGGCGCGCGTCGGGGGCCTGGCGGACCCCAATGACGAGCGCTCGAACTGTGGCGTGGGGGCCGTCGTCGACCTCGACGGCGGGCGATCGCACGAAGTAGTATCGGACGCGCTCGACCTGCTCGAGAACCTCGAGCATCGAGGGACGACGGGTGCAGAGCAGAACACCGGCGACGGCGCCGGCATCATGATCGAGCGGCCCGACGAGTTCTTCGAGGCCGTCGTCGGCGACCTCCCCGAGACGTACGCGGTGGGGTCGGTGTTCATGCCGACCGACGACGACGCCCGCGAGCAACTGGAGGCGCTGTTCGAGTCGACGCTCGCGGAGTACGACCTCGACGTGCTCGCGTGGCGCGACGTGCCCACCGACGCGGCGGAGGCGGACCTCGGCCGGACCGCGCTCGAAGCCGAGCCCGACGTCCGGCAGGTGTTCGTCGCGCCCGCGGAGGGCGCCGACCTCGACGAGGAGACGTTCGACCGACGGCTGTACGTCGCCCGACGTGCGGTGGAGTCGGCCGCCGAGGACCTCGCGGGCGAGCGGTTCTACGTCTGTTCGCTCGATCGCCGACGGGTCGTCTACAAGGGCCTGCTGAAGGCCGACCAGATCGACGCCTACTATCCCGACCTGCGCGACGAGCGCCTCGACTCGGGCGTCGCGCTCGTGCACGCACGCTTCTCGACGAACACGCTGGGCGCGTGGCATCTCGCGCACCCGTACCGCAACGTCGTCCACAACGGCGAGTTCAACACGATTCAAGGGAACGTCAACTGGATGCGCGCGCGCCAGTCGGACCTCGCGGACGGCGGCTTCGCCGACGAGGAACTCGACGCGGTGCGGCCGGTCATCTCCGACCCGAACCAGTCGGACACGGCCTCCGTCGACGAGACGCTCGACCTCCTGTTGCAAAGCGGGCGGGAGCTTCCGCACGCGCTGCGGATGATGATCCCCGAGGCGTACCGCAAGGACGACGCGATGAGCGAGGCCCGGCGCGACTTCTACGACTACCACGCCTCGCTGGTCGAGCCCTGGGACGGCCCCGCCCTCGTGATCGGCTTCGACGGCGACCGCGTCGCGGGCGTGCTCGACCGCAACGGGCTCCGGCCGTGCCGCTACGACGTGACGACCGACAACCGCCTCGTGATGGGCAGCGAGGTCGGCGCGCTCGAACACGACCCCAGCGAGGTGCGCGAGCGCGGGCGCCTCCGACCGGGCGAGACGTTCGTCGCCGACCGCACGGAGGGTCGCGTCCTCGACGACGAGGAGGTGTTCGCCGACCTCACCGACGACAAGTACGGCGAGTGGGTCGACGCCGAGCAGCGCGATCTCACGGACGTGACCGACGAGGCCGAGCCGAGCCCGGAGACGGGGCCGGACGACGACCTCCGCGCCAGGCAGGCCGCCTTCGGCTACACCACCGATCAGCTGAATCACCTCATCGGCCCGATGTCCGAACAGGGGAAAGACCCCGTCGGCTCGATGGGCGACGACACCCCGCTGTCGGTCCTCTCGGAGTTCGACCGCCCGCTGTTCACGTACTTCAAGCAGCTGTTCGCGCAGGTGTCGAACCCGCCGATCGACTACATCCGCGAGGAGCTGGTCACCTCCCTGGAGACGCGGCTGGGCCCCCAACGCAACCTCCTCGAGGAGACGCCCGAACACGCCCGCCAGGTCGTCCACGACTCGCCCGTCGTCACCGAGGCGGAGACGGCGACGCTCCGTGACCTGGGGACGGCGACCGACGGCGACCTCACCTCGGTCACGCTCGACATGACGTTCGACCCCGACGCGGACCTGGAAACCGCCGTCGAGGACCTCCGGGCGGCCGCGGCCGAGGCCGTCCGTGACGGCGCCGACGTGCTCGTGCTCTCGGACCGCGGGATGGGTCCCGATCGCCTGCACGTCCCGAGCCTGCTTGCGACGGGCGCGGTCCACCACCACCTCGTGCGCGAGGGACTGCGCGCGCGCGCCGGGCTCGTTGTCGAGTCGGGCGATCCCCGCGAGGTCCACCACGTGGCGTGTCTCGTCGGCTACGGCGCCGGCGCGGTGTGCCCGTACCTCGCGTACGACACGGTCCGCGACATCGTCGCCGGTCCCGACGGCGCCGACGAGGCGAAGGCGCTGCGGGCGTACCGCGACGCCGTAGAGATGGGGCTGCTGAAGACGATGGCGAAGATGGGCATCTCGACGGTCGAGTCCTACCAGGGCGCGCAGATCTTCGAGGCGGTCGGCCTGGGTTCGGATCTGGTGCGCGAGTACTTCGAGGGCACCGAGATCCGGACCGAGGGGATCGGCCTCCCCGAGATCGAGTCGGACCTGCGCGAGCGGTACGCCGTCGGCTTCGGCGACGATCCACAACTGGAGACGCAAGGGGAGTACGAGAACCGCTCCTCGGGCATCAAACACGGCTGGAACCCCCACTCGGTGAACGCGCTGCACACCGCCGTCCGGGAGGGCGACCGCGAGGCGTGGGACGAGTTCTCGGCGCAGGTGAACGACCCCGACACGCCCGCGGAACTGCGGAACCTCCTCGACATCGGCAACGAACGCGACCCGATCCCGGTCGATGAGGTGGAGCCGGTCGACGAGATCGCCAAGCGCTTCTCGACGGCCGCGATGAGCCTCGGGAGCCTCTCGCCCGAGCAACACGAGAACAACGCGATCGCGATGAACCGGATCGGGGCGAAGTCCAACACGGGCGAGGGCGGCGAGCCGCCCGAGCGCTTCGACACCGAACGGGGCTGCAGCGTCAAGCAGGTCGCGTCCGGGCGCTTCGGCGTCACCTCGAACTACCTCGCGACCGCCGAGGAGATCCAGATCAAGATGGCGCAAGGGTCCAAGCCCGGCGAGGGCGGCCATCTCCCCGGCGCGAAGGTGAACGAATACATCGCTCAGGTGCGCTACTCCACGCCCGGCGTCGGCCTCATCTCGCCGCCGCCGCTGCACGACATCTACTCCATCGAGGACCTGAAGCAGCTCATCTACGACCTGAAGGCCGCCAACCCCGAGGCCGACGTCAACGTGAAGCTCGTCTCGGAGGCGGGCATCGGCACCATCGCCGCCGGCGTCGCGAAGGCGGAGGCGGACGTGGTCCACATCTCCGGGCACTCCGGCGGGACGGGCGCGTCGCCGAAGACCTCGATCAAGAACGCGGGGCTGCCGTGGGAGCTGGGCGTCGCGGAGGCGAACCAGATGCTGCGGGCGACGGGCCTGCGCGACCGCATCACCGTCTCCGCGGACGGCGGGCTGAAGACCGGCCGCGACGTAGCCGTCGCCGCGCTGTTGGGCGCCGAGGAGTTCGCGTTCGGGACGGCCGCGCTCGTCTCCTCGGGCTGTGTGATGGCTCGACAGTGCCACCAGAACACCTGCCCGGTCGGCGTCGCCACCCAGCGCGAGGACCTGCGCGACCGGTTCCCCGGCGAGCCCGAGCACGTCATCAACTACATGCAGTTCATCGCGCAGGAACTGCGCGAGTACATGGCCGAGTTGGGCTTCACCTCGGTCGACGAGATGGTCGGCCGGGTCGACTGTCTCTCTCAACGCGAGGTCGACCACCCGAAGGCGAGCAAGCTCGACCTGTCGGCGCTCATCGCCGAGCCGAGCGACGACGGCCCGCGCCACAAGGTGCGCGAGCAGGACCACCCCGACCTGGCGGAGGCGCTCGACTGGGAGCTGCTCGACGAGCTCGGCGACAGCGTCGAGACGGGTGAGCCCGCCGCCCTCGCGGCCGACGTGGACAACACCGACCGCGCGATCGGCGCCACCCTGTCGAACCGCATCTCGCGAGCCCACGGGGAGGAGGGACTCCCCGCGGGCACGCTGGATCTCGACTTCCGCGGCGAGGCCGGCCAGTCGTTCGCCGCGTTCCTCGCGGCGGGCGTCGACGCCCACCTCGTCGGCGCCGCCAACGACTACGTCGGCAAGGGCCTGTCGGGCGGGACGGTCGTCGTCCAGACGCCCGAGGACGCCGCCTTCGAGCCCGACGAGAACGTCCTCATCGGCAACGTCGCGTTGTACGGCGCCACCGACGGCGAGGCGTACGTCAACGGCGTCGCCGGCGAGCGCTTCGCCGTACGAAACTCCGGCGTGAAGGCCGTCGTCGAGGGCGTCGGCGACCACGGCTGCGAGTACATGACCGGCGGCGTCGTCGCGGTACTGGGCGACGTGGGACGCAACTTCGCCGCGGGGATGTCCGGCGGCGTCGCGTACGTCCACGACCCGGACGACGAACTGCCCGCGAAGACGAACAAGGGGATGGTGAGCCTCTCCGAGGATCTGACCGACCAGGACGAGGCGATGGTGCGCCGCCTGGTCGAGAACCACCTCGAGCGCACCGACAGCGACCGCGCGCGCGAGTTGCTCGACGACTGGGAGTCGGTCGTCGGCGAGTTCACGCGCGTGCTTCCCGACGCCTACGCGGAGGTCATCGCGGAGGGTCGCGGCGACGACGTGCGCGAGCAGCTCCCCGACGCCGTCGAGGGCGGCGCCGCGACCGCGGAGTTCGGCGCGGGTGTCGTGGGCGACGACTGAGTCGGCTCGGACCTCCGGGAGAGCTATGCTTCCGGCTGTCGGGGTTCGGTTCGACCGAGCTCCCTCGTGGCTGCGACCGTACCAACGAGCGTGTTACGCCAGTTGTCCGGCTATCACTCCCGACAGCTTTGCCACTCCGTAGCAAGGAGCCCGTATAGCACACAGTCGTGGTACTGCCCGTCAACGAAGTCCTGTTCCCGCAGTCTCCCCTCCTCGACGAAGCCAACCTTCTCCACGAGCCGCTTCGATGCGTCGTTGAACTCGACGACCTCCGCGACGAACTTGTGAAGTCGGCGCTGTTTGAACCCGTACTCGACGAGGAGTTCGATCGCCTCGCTTCCGTACCCTTCGCCCCAGTTCGACGGGTGGATCCAGCAACTGGGTTCGGCGATACCTGCCGACGTGTCCTCGATCGAATACCCGACTAATCCGACGGCCTCCGTATCGACAGCGACGACGAAGCGAACGGCGGACGACGACTCCGGGTCGGCTGTGAAAAGCGAGCGTATCTCGTTCAGGGAGTACGGTCTGGACGGCTGCATCGTCTTCCGGATGTCCGGCGAGTTAACCGTCTCGTGAACGAACGAGATGTCCCCTTCCTCGACGGTGCAAAGGGACACCGATTCCCCCGACAGGAACGTCGGTCCTGGCATACCCAGCGTCGTCGATCGCCCGATATACCGGTTGCGATACGACCGCCACGACTTCGTCGACGGATCCGGACAAGACCGAACTTAACCCGGATGCCGCCCAACCCCGCCCATGGACAGCCTCAATCGCATGGCGGTGGAGCTGGTCGACGAGGCGCTCGATTTCGCCGACGAGCTCGAGCTCGCGGCCTACGAACTCGACTCCGGCGCGACGGTGGTCGACTTCGGCGTCGACGCCGACGGCGGCATCGAGGCGGGGATGTTGCTCGCGGAGATACAGACCGCCGGACTGGCGACCCTCCAGACCGGGATGGGTCGCGTCGACGGCTCGCCGACCCCCTACGTCGAGTTGACGACGGACCACCCGGGCGTCGCGCTGCTCGGCTCCCAGAAGGCCGGCTGGGAACTGGAGACGGAGCACTTCTCGGGGCTCGGCTCCGGGCCCGCCCGCGCGCTCGTCGGCGAGGAGCGGGAGTTCCAGGCGCTGGGCTACTACGACGAGTTCGATCTCACCGTCCTCTGCGTGGAGAGCGCGACGCTCCCCGACGACGAGGTGGTCGCCGAGGTCGCCGAGCGCGCGAACGTGAACGAGCAGGCGGTGTACCTTCCGACGACGGCCCTGGGCTCGACGGCGGGGAGCGTGACCGCGGCCGCGCGGGCCGCCGAACTCGCGGTCTTCCGGCTGTTCGAACTGGGGTACGACCTCGAGCAGATCAAGTCGGCCGCGGGCTCGGCCCCGGTTGCGCCCGTCAGCTACGACGAGACCGAGGCGATGGGCCGGACGAACGACGCGCTCGCGTACGGCGGCGAGGTCCACCTCACCGTCGCCGAGGACTTCGACCGGTTCGACGAGGTGCCCTCCAGCGCCGCTGCCGAGTTCGGCCGGCCGTTCGCGGAGGTGTTCGCCGAGGCGGACTACGACTTCTACGAACTGGACGAGTCCGTGTTCGCGCCCGCCGCGGTCACCGTCGACGTGCTCGACGGGCCGACGTACGCGCTCGGCGAGACCCGCGAGGACCTGCTCGCGGCGTCGTTCGACTACCGGTGATCGGTCGGCGGCGATGAAGTTCAAACTCGTTCCCGAACCGCCAGAAACGGTCGCGTTCGTCGCCGACGCGCAGGCGGCGGTGCCGCTGGTCCCCGGCAGCGAGGACGACTGCTGTGCCCGGCTGATGCGGCGGCTGGGCTTCCGCTCGCGTGACGTGGCCCGGACGTGGCTCACGTTCCTCCGCGCGCTCGGACTCGCCGAGGAGACCGACGACGGCTTCAAGCGACTCCGCGCGGACCCGACGCCGGAGCATCTGCGCGGGCAGTTCCTCGCGGGCGTGTACGGGGCCGGCGACGTTGCGGACGCGCTCCTCGCGGCCGGGCCGGCGGGCGACTCCGACGGGGACGCCGACGGCCTCACCGTCGACGAGGCGTTCGCGGCGTTCGTCGACCGCGTGCCGAACTGGGAGCGGTTCCGGACGAGCGACTGGGAGTCGGTGTGGCGCGAGCGCGTCGAGCGCCACCTGCGGTGGTTCGTGCTGCTCGATCTCGCGGAGGAACGGGACGGCGCGTACGCGGCGACGGGGGCCCTCCGGAACCTGCGCGACGACCGCGACCTCCGTGGCGACCGCAACGACCACGACGATCCTGACGATCACACCGAACGCGATGCGTGAGAACGTCGACCCGACGAGGCTCGCATCCCCGCTGGCCGACGCCACGGGAGTGACCTTCGACCTCGACGACACGCTCGTCTCCTATCGCCGGTCGCCCGGGGAGGTGCTCGCGGCCGCCTTCGCCGCCGTCGGCGTCGACCCGATCTTCCCCGTCGAGGCGTACTACGACCGCTTCGCCGAGTTCAACGACCGGACGGACTCAATGGCGCAACTCCGGACCGAGTGTTTCGCCGCGCTCTGCGAGGAGCGCGACCGAGACCCGGATCTCGGTCGCGTGGTGGCGGACGCGTTCGCCGACGAGCGCGACCACGCGAACGTGGCGTGGCGGCCGGGGGCGCGCGACCTGCTGGACGCGCTCGACGCCCGGGGCGTTCCCTACGCTGTCGTGACCAACGGGCCGCCGGACGCGCAGTCGGCGAAGGTCGGCGCGGTCGGCCTCGACGACCGCGCGGTCGACGTGGTGTTCGCCGGGCACGACGCCCCCGCGAAGCCCGACGTCGGCGCCTTCGAGGCCGGCCTCTCGGCTCTCGATACCCACCCCGGCGACGCGGTTCACGTCGGCGACTCGCCCGAGTCCGACGCCGCCGGGGCGATCGCGGCGGGGCTGAGGGCGGTCCTCGTCGGCGACCGCGGGCCGACACCGTCGGGAGCCGTGCGGGTGCCGTCGCTGGGTGCGCTGCTGGCTCCTGATCTCGTCGGCGACGACCCGAGGAACTGACGGCGGCTACTCGCCGGCTACTCGTCGGCGTAGGTCACGCCTGTGACGGTGCCGACGCCCTTGCTTTGGCCCTCCCGGAAGACGAACCGCTGGCCCGCCTCGACGAGGTACGGCTGGAACTTGAACCGGACCTCCGTCTCGCCGGTGTCTCCGGGAAGCAGCCGTCCGCCCTCCGGATGGAAGACGGCCGCCTCGCTGACGGTCTCCAGGTGGACGACCGGCTCGTACCCCTCCTGGATCCGGGTCGGGTGGTTGAGCACCATCACCTCCGCCTCGAACGATCGGACCGGTCGGGGGTCGCTCTCGCGCTCCACCAGCGCCATCCCGCGCTGGACCTCCGACTCGTTCACGCCCTTGAGCGCGATGCC
This genomic interval carries:
- the gltB gene encoding glutamate synthase large subunit yields the protein MTEPDASARVGGLADPNDERSNCGVGAVVDLDGGRSHEVVSDALDLLENLEHRGTTGAEQNTGDGAGIMIERPDEFFEAVVGDLPETYAVGSVFMPTDDDAREQLEALFESTLAEYDLDVLAWRDVPTDAAEADLGRTALEAEPDVRQVFVAPAEGADLDEETFDRRLYVARRAVESAAEDLAGERFYVCSLDRRRVVYKGLLKADQIDAYYPDLRDERLDSGVALVHARFSTNTLGAWHLAHPYRNVVHNGEFNTIQGNVNWMRARQSDLADGGFADEELDAVRPVISDPNQSDTASVDETLDLLLQSGRELPHALRMMIPEAYRKDDAMSEARRDFYDYHASLVEPWDGPALVIGFDGDRVAGVLDRNGLRPCRYDVTTDNRLVMGSEVGALEHDPSEVRERGRLRPGETFVADRTEGRVLDDEEVFADLTDDKYGEWVDAEQRDLTDVTDEAEPSPETGPDDDLRARQAAFGYTTDQLNHLIGPMSEQGKDPVGSMGDDTPLSVLSEFDRPLFTYFKQLFAQVSNPPIDYIREELVTSLETRLGPQRNLLEETPEHARQVVHDSPVVTEAETATLRDLGTATDGDLTSVTLDMTFDPDADLETAVEDLRAAAAEAVRDGADVLVLSDRGMGPDRLHVPSLLATGAVHHHLVREGLRARAGLVVESGDPREVHHVACLVGYGAGAVCPYLAYDTVRDIVAGPDGADEAKALRAYRDAVEMGLLKTMAKMGISTVESYQGAQIFEAVGLGSDLVREYFEGTEIRTEGIGLPEIESDLRERYAVGFGDDPQLETQGEYENRSSGIKHGWNPHSVNALHTAVREGDREAWDEFSAQVNDPDTPAELRNLLDIGNERDPIPVDEVEPVDEIAKRFSTAAMSLGSLSPEQHENNAIAMNRIGAKSNTGEGGEPPERFDTERGCSVKQVASGRFGVTSNYLATAEEIQIKMAQGSKPGEGGHLPGAKVNEYIAQVRYSTPGVGLISPPPLHDIYSIEDLKQLIYDLKAANPEADVNVKLVSEAGIGTIAAGVAKAEADVVHISGHSGGTGASPKTSIKNAGLPWELGVAEANQMLRATGLRDRITVSADGGLKTGRDVAVAALLGAEEFAFGTAALVSSGCVMARQCHQNTCPVGVATQREDLRDRFPGEPEHVINYMQFIAQELREYMAELGFTSVDEMVGRVDCLSQREVDHPKASKLDLSALIAEPSDDGPRHKVREQDHPDLAEALDWELLDELGDSVETGEPAALAADVDNTDRAIGATLSNRISRAHGEEGLPAGTLDLDFRGEAGQSFAAFLAAGVDAHLVGAANDYVGKGLSGGTVVVQTPEDAAFEPDENVLIGNVALYGATDGEAYVNGVAGERFAVRNSGVKAVVEGVGDHGCEYMTGGVVAVLGDVGRNFAAGMSGGVAYVHDPDDELPAKTNKGMVSLSEDLTDQDEAMVRRLVENHLERTDSDRARELLDDWESVVGEFTRVLPDAYAEVIAEGRGDDVREQLPDAVEGGAATAEFGAGVVGDD
- a CDS encoding GNAT family N-acetyltransferase codes for the protein MPGPTFLSGESVSLCTVEEGDISFVHETVNSPDIRKTMQPSRPYSLNEIRSLFTADPESSSAVRFVVAVDTEAVGLVGYSIEDTSAGIAEPSCWIHPSNWGEGYGSEAIELLVEYGFKQRRLHKFVAEVVEFNDASKRLVEKVGFVEEGRLREQDFVDGQYHDCVLYGLLATEWQSCRE
- the mch gene encoding methenyltetrahydromethanopterin cyclohydrolase — its product is MDSLNRMAVELVDEALDFADELELAAYELDSGATVVDFGVDADGGIEAGMLLAEIQTAGLATLQTGMGRVDGSPTPYVELTTDHPGVALLGSQKAGWELETEHFSGLGSGPARALVGEEREFQALGYYDEFDLTVLCVESATLPDDEVVAEVAERANVNEQAVYLPTTALGSTAGSVTAAARAAELAVFRLFELGYDLEQIKSAAGSAPVAPVSYDETEAMGRTNDALAYGGEVHLTVAEDFDRFDEVPSSAAAEFGRPFAEVFAEADYDFYELDESVFAPAAVTVDVLDGPTYALGETREDLLAASFDYR
- a CDS encoding HAD family hydrolase; this encodes MATATTTTILTITPNAMRENVDPTRLASPLADATGVTFDLDDTLVSYRRSPGEVLAAAFAAVGVDPIFPVEAYYDRFAEFNDRTDSMAQLRTECFAALCEERDRDPDLGRVVADAFADERDHANVAWRPGARDLLDALDARGVPYAVVTNGPPDAQSAKVGAVGLDDRAVDVVFAGHDAPAKPDVGAFEAGLSALDTHPGDAVHVGDSPESDAAGAIAAGLRAVLVGDRGPTPSGAVRVPSLGALLAPDLVGDDPRN